A genomic window from Sporosarcina sp. Marseille-Q4063 includes:
- a CDS encoding YeiH family protein, producing the protein MSKSNPERLSGTRNRNFFVNTLPGLILCLTVMFFGIYLADLIGVLIVKLNLLPKGSASPVSGIFVAILIGIVIRNTIGVHSKLVGGVVFSLKYALRAGIILLGLRLSLAEALKLGAWGLPLIITCISSGLLVTLYFTKKMNQSNRLGTLIACGTGICGVTAVMATAPVIKARDNEISYAVANITIFGLISMLFYPYLAHLFFANDPIKAGLFLGTAIHDTAQVTGAALIYNQMYDIEKVVDVATVTKLTRNLFIIAVIPLVSYLYFRSIGKEKAEENHKLPKWYKLVPLFVIGFLLLALARTVGDMMVTNGRLAYGIMEPSSWEGFYRYWSSFGSTYLLGMAMAGVGLSTDFKMFKGLGLKPFYIGLIAAISIGLVSLTLISLFGHLIII; encoded by the coding sequence GTGTCCAAATCGAATCCTGAACGGTTAAGCGGTACTCGCAATAGAAATTTTTTTGTTAACACTTTACCTGGACTTATTCTTTGTTTAACGGTAATGTTTTTCGGTATTTATCTTGCCGATTTGATAGGAGTACTAATTGTAAAGTTAAATTTATTACCAAAAGGTAGTGCAAGCCCAGTTTCTGGAATATTCGTTGCCATATTAATCGGTATTGTGATTCGCAATACAATAGGTGTACATTCGAAACTAGTTGGAGGCGTTGTTTTTTCACTTAAGTATGCCTTGCGTGCGGGAATCATTCTACTAGGACTACGGCTTAGTTTAGCTGAAGCACTTAAACTTGGGGCATGGGGACTACCGCTCATTATTACTTGTATTTCCAGTGGTTTGTTAGTGACACTTTATTTCACTAAAAAAATGAATCAATCTAATAGACTGGGTACATTAATTGCTTGCGGAACTGGAATCTGTGGTGTAACCGCGGTTATGGCTACTGCTCCTGTTATCAAGGCAAGGGATAATGAAATCTCATATGCCGTTGCTAATATTACGATTTTCGGGTTAATTAGCATGCTATTTTACCCTTATTTAGCACATTTATTTTTTGCGAATGATCCAATTAAAGCTGGACTATTTTTAGGGACTGCTATTCATGATACAGCACAAGTGACGGGAGCTGCCCTAATTTATAATCAAATGTATGATATTGAAAAAGTAGTGGACGTCGCGACTGTTACAAAGTTAACGAGAAACTTATTTATTATTGCCGTTATCCCGCTTGTTTCCTACCTCTATTTTAGAAGTATTGGTAAAGAAAAAGCTGAAGAAAACCACAAACTACCCAAGTGGTATAAACTGGTACCACTTTTCGTAATTGGTTTTTTATTACTAGCACTTGCAAGAACAGTCGGTGATATGATGGTTACGAACGGTAGGTTAGCCTATGGTATAATGGAACCCTCTTCCTGGGAAGGATTCTACCGTTATTGGAGCTCATTCGGGTCTACATATTTGTTGGGAATGGCAATGGCTGGTGTGGGATTATCCACAGACTTTAAAATGTTTAAGGGCCTCGGATTAAAACCATTTTATATCGGATTAATTGCAGCTATTTCAATTGGTTTAGTAAGTTTGACTCTGATTTCATTGTTCGGTCATTTAATTATCATTTAA
- a CDS encoding ABC transporter permease, which produces MYWANLLKANVRKEYIELKRYLPNTLAMVFTFYIIFLGMFTGIQLIGDPSTQDLNIQYAIVNYIFWFLAMTVMNSIGWEITNEAMRGTLEQLCMSPMGIWRIMVTRLLATTALYFFIIVGLLYLSMLTTGQWLNLDAIAIMPVLILTLISMFGVGFMIAGISIILKQVQAFLQILQFVLAALTFIPLSVAPFFAFLPFVKGVDLVRQIMIDGVTLTQIGLGDFLILGFNAIFYFALGLVFFFYCERVAMKKGLLAHY; this is translated from the coding sequence ATGTATTGGGCTAACCTCCTCAAGGCAAATGTAAGAAAAGAATATATCGAATTGAAACGGTATTTACCGAATACGCTCGCTATGGTCTTTACGTTTTATATCATTTTTCTGGGCATGTTCACTGGAATCCAATTAATCGGCGACCCTAGTACGCAGGATCTTAATATTCAATATGCGATTGTAAATTATATTTTTTGGTTTCTAGCGATGACTGTGATGAACAGCATTGGATGGGAGATTACAAATGAGGCAATGCGCGGTACGCTGGAACAACTTTGTATGTCACCAATGGGTATTTGGCGAATTATGGTGACTCGACTACTCGCAACGACAGCCCTATATTTCTTTATTATCGTTGGTTTGCTTTATTTATCAATGCTTACAACCGGACAGTGGCTAAATCTTGATGCCATAGCAATCATGCCAGTTCTCATCCTCACTTTAATAAGCATGTTCGGTGTCGGGTTTATGATTGCTGGCATATCAATCATATTGAAGCAGGTTCAAGCATTTTTACAAATATTGCAATTTGTATTAGCTGCATTAACTTTTATCCCATTATCAGTCGCACCGTTTTTCGCTTTTCTTCCATTCGTAAAAGGTGTGGATCTTGTACGCCAAATAATGATTGACGGCGTCACCTTAACTCAAATTGGACTAGGAGATTTTTTGATTCTCGGATTTAATGCCATTTTCTATTTCGCTTTAGGACTAGTATTTTTTTTCTATTGTGAACGAGTTGCGATGAAAAAGGGATTACTTGCACATTATTAA
- a CDS encoding ABC transporter ATP-binding protein → MKPIIQVKNLMKSYKKRKSKEHIQAVSDVSFTVNQGEILGLLGPNGAGKTTTIKMICGLLIPDAGTITINGMNNREKRLGALKHISAVLEGNRNLYWRLTVRENLEYFAGNRGASRKEVSNQIEDLLESFNLKEKENELVNRLSRGMQQKLAIAVAMLANSDVILLDEPTLGLDVETGYEVRELLRTIVKDYNRTIIISSHDMNVIQDLCDRTVIINDGKIVVDDKVENLMKLFEVRAYSITLGDVLSDQQQHILQQKFPQYDYTTDTMQSILQIHLTKSDEIYDLFDVLKMENTPVESIDRNTINFEQIFMKIVKGEKEYVLG, encoded by the coding sequence ATGAAACCCATAATACAAGTAAAAAACCTAATGAAGTCATATAAAAAGAGAAAATCCAAAGAACACATCCAAGCAGTAAGTGATGTTTCGTTTACAGTAAACCAAGGCGAGATCCTTGGATTATTAGGGCCGAATGGTGCCGGTAAGACGACGACTATTAAAATGATTTGCGGTTTACTTATTCCTGATGCTGGAACAATTACGATAAACGGGATGAACAATCGCGAGAAACGCCTTGGGGCATTGAAACATATTAGTGCGGTGTTAGAAGGGAATCGAAACTTGTATTGGCGATTAACAGTGAGGGAAAACCTTGAATATTTCGCTGGGAATCGAGGTGCATCACGTAAAGAGGTTTCCAATCAAATCGAGGACCTCTTAGAAAGTTTTAACTTAAAAGAGAAGGAAAATGAACTTGTTAATCGGCTATCACGCGGAATGCAGCAAAAACTTGCGATTGCTGTGGCGATGCTTGCGAATAGCGATGTCATTTTATTGGACGAGCCTACGCTTGGGTTGGATGTGGAAACTGGGTATGAAGTACGTGAATTATTAAGAACGATTGTAAAAGATTATAACCGAACGATTATCATCAGTTCCCATGACATGAATGTTATACAAGATTTATGCGATCGAACAGTGATCATTAACGATGGAAAAATCGTTGTTGATGATAAAGTCGAAAATCTTATGAAACTATTTGAAGTTCGTGCGTATTCGATAACGCTTGGCGATGTTTTGAGCGACCAACAACAACATATTTTACAACAAAAGTTTCCGCAATATGACTATACAACGGATACAATGCAGTCAATTCTACAAATTCATTTAACAAAGAGTGATGAGATTTATGATCTATTTGACGTTTTAAAAATGGAAAACACTCCTGTGGAATCAATTGATCGCAATACGATAAACTTCGAACAGATTTTCATGAAAATTGTGAAGGGGGAAAAAGAATATGTATTGGGCTAA